From the genome of bacterium, one region includes:
- a CDS encoding alpha/beta hydrolase, translated as MGTTTVRFPGGTGAWLVGKLERPDGPERATALFAHCFTCGKDLKSIVRLTRELAARGVASLRFDFSGVGESEGDFAETSFSTNVADILAAADFLRGRGLAPALLVGHSLGGTATLAAAGRVAEARLVATIAAVSRADHFRETLLRLAPELPTAGRAEIVLGGRRVALGPRLLDGLDQRRLDEEIAALGKPLLVFHSPQDETVPFAEAERIFALARPPKSFLCLDGADHLLLRAEKDVRYVAAVLAAALERGAPEA; from the coding sequence GTGGGCACGACGACGGTGAGGTTCCCCGGCGGAACCGGCGCGTGGCTCGTCGGCAAGCTCGAGCGGCCCGACGGGCCGGAGCGCGCGACGGCGCTCTTCGCGCACTGCTTCACCTGCGGCAAGGACCTCAAGTCGATCGTGCGGCTGACGCGCGAGCTCGCGGCGCGCGGCGTGGCGAGCCTGCGGTTCGACTTCTCCGGCGTCGGCGAAAGCGAGGGGGATTTCGCCGAAACGAGCTTCTCGACCAACGTCGCCGACATCCTCGCCGCGGCCGACTTCCTGCGCGGCCGCGGCCTCGCGCCGGCGCTCCTCGTCGGCCACAGCCTCGGCGGCACGGCGACGCTCGCCGCGGCGGGACGCGTCGCCGAAGCGCGGCTCGTCGCGACGATCGCCGCCGTCTCCCGCGCGGACCACTTCCGCGAAACGCTGCTGCGCCTCGCCCCCGAGCTGCCGACGGCCGGGCGGGCGGAGATCGTCCTCGGCGGCCGCCGCGTCGCGCTCGGTCCGCGGCTGCTCGACGGCCTCGACCAGCGGCGGCTCGACGAGGAGATCGCCGCGCTCGGCAAGCCGCTCCTCGTCTTCCATTCGCCGCAGGACGAGACCGTGCCGTTCGCGGAGGCGGAGCGGATCTTCGCCCTCGCGCGCCCGCCGAAATCGTTCCTCTGCCTCGACGGCGCGGACCACCTGCTGCTGCGCGCCGAGAAGGATGTCCGCTACGTCGCCGCGGTCCTGGCGGCGGCGCTCGAGCGCGGCGCGCCGGAGGCGTGA
- a CDS encoding YciI family protein, with amino-acid sequence MVLVLINYTKPYEQVAAVVAEHRAFLGKHYAAGTLVVSGPRATKTGGIVLARGKSAAEVAEIFKQDPYALHGVATHEVIEFDAVKHAPGFEPFL; translated from the coding sequence ATGGTCCTGGTGCTGATCAACTACACGAAGCCGTACGAACAGGTCGCCGCGGTCGTCGCCGAGCACCGCGCCTTCCTCGGAAAGCACTACGCGGCCGGCACGCTGGTCGTCTCCGGGCCGCGCGCGACGAAGACCGGCGGCATCGTTCTCGCCCGCGGCAAGAGCGCCGCCGAGGTGGCCGAGATCTTCAAGCAGGACCCGTACGCCCTGCACGGCGTCGCGACCCACGAGGTGATCGAGTTCGACGCCGTGAAGCACGCCCCGGGGTTCGAGCCGTTCCTCTAG